In Zingiber officinale cultivar Zhangliang chromosome 8B, Zo_v1.1, whole genome shotgun sequence, a single genomic region encodes these proteins:
- the LOC122014213 gene encoding putative disease resistance protein RGA3, giving the protein MVAQGRLLCIQNHLAMVCDGLWAINSMIEIPEMGVLYNYIWHHRFNSPLDVPVEFADWVTDVATAVIDVGELLSRIMDWEASLHFRHVILVELKEMLRDLNSLVLRGSAMGLPRDPMGSMNPLREDYSIVLKNEVVGRHEDLEKLIEIFQQQQLVPSNNNGDDYNPFVIVIDGEERVGKTTLAYMIYHHTWVRQQFHHRIWVDLPLSVSTLKMINIIGKEFAKSINNEEYCDQKLHLELLLQAMWEYINEQLDGSRYLLVLHCLDLNRLISQPKWSELKNILLRVGGPGSAVLVILKSSTQSVSDMSFQNEVKDITTYCLKPLSDDAWLELFKRHAAMIIPPSKRDIVFKGGTFAMPLFQLVGQTFGAKFWGSLGHSIQVEDLFPCEIKDIHMVRNFPFAIVRLLQYHYLLDKDYNVILHMLTAEGLIPVEGLSPGWTEIYERFHYGRVSTFCFPRKVYLHRKVPGDSTSIPRCCRYLHLEINPRAIPFRLPTMPVEVSKKMIALILREDEATTQEDIAEMTFQVYKKRRTKAATAISKFLDKMSVRLVHLHILVVETSMIQCLPNEISKLVSLRYLHLSKLEIELLPKSLFDLPNLQILSLLHCKNLQKMPGRIHKLKKLKILKLAYCTKLQQLPRSITRIKNLEELNVEGCCFLRKLPEDLVSFKSLRILNVAGCASLSQIPHGIEQSIGLRKLSRIFVGVNEGFVLTQLQVLTNLQEIRLQNLERAEEIQIEVLMGQQSLWDLSLHWGGEKKEESSESTTSLQVLEALRPSLQLKRLEIISYKGVEFPTWMSKQQLAGFNSLVEVRLINLKRCATLP; this is encoded by the coding sequence ATGGTGGCACAAGGCCGCTTGCTGTGTATCCAAAATCACTTGGCCATGGTTTGTGATGGCCTTTGGGCTATCAATTCAATGATCGAAATCCCTGAGATGGGAGTGCTGTATAACTATATTTGGCATCATCGTTTTAATTCGCCTTTAGATGTTCCTGTAGAATTTGCAGATTGGGTGACAGATGTGGCTACAGCAGTTATAGATGTGGGAGAGTTGCTCAGTCGAATCATGGATTGGGAAGCAAGTTTGCACTTTCGCCATGTTATTCTAGTGGAGCTGAAAGAGATGTTGCGCGACTTGAATTCTCTTGTGCTGAGAGGATCTGCAATGGGTCTTCCAAGGGACCCTATGGGTTCTATGAACCCACTCCGAGAAGACTACTCAATTGTCTTAAAAAATGAGGTGGTGGGCAGACATGAAGATCTAGAGAAACTCATTGAAATCTTTCAACAACAACAACTAGTACCATCTAACAACAATGGCGATGATTACAACCCCTTTGTTATTGTCATAGATGGCGAAGAAAGGGTTGGGAAGACGACCTTGGCATATATGATCTACCACCACACTTGGGTTCGCCAACAATTTCATCATCGCATTTGGGTGGATCTACCACTCAGTGTTTCGACACTCAAGATGATTAATATTATCGGAAAAGAATTTGCAAAGTCCATAAACAATGAAGAATATTGTGATCAGAAATTACACCTAGAGCTGCTGTTACAAGCCATGTGGGAATATATTAATGAACAACTCGATGGGAGTAGATACTTGTTGGTGCTTCATTGTCTAGATTTGAATAGATTGATCTCGCAACCAAAATGGAGTGAGTTGAAGAACATCCTGTTGCGTGTGGGCGGGCCGGGAAGTGCAGTCTTAGTCATCCTCAAATCATCAACACAATCAGTGAGTGATATGAGTTTTCAAAATGAGGTGAAGGATATTACAACAtactgcttgaaacctttatctGATGATGCATGGCTAGAATTATTCAAGAGACACGCAGCAATGATAATCCCCCCATCAAAGCGGGACATAGTATTCAAGGGCGGTACATTTGCTATGCCACTCTTCCAATTGGTTGGTCAAACTTTTGGGGCAAAGTTTTGGGGATCGTTAGGCCATAGTATTCAAGTAGAAGATCTCTTTCCTTGTGAAATAAAAGACATTCATATGGTTAGGAATTTTCCATTTGCCATCGTACGATTACTCCAATACCATTATTTACTTGATAAGGATTATAATGTCATCTTACACATGTTGACCGCGGAAGGCCTCATACCAGTTGAAGGCCTCTCTCCAGGTTGGACTGAGATCTATGAGAGATTTCATTATGGAAGAGTATCAACATTCTGTTTTCCAAGGAAGGTATATTTGCATAGGAAGGTTCCAGGAGATTCAACTAGTATTCCAAGGTGCTGTCGCTATTTGCATTTGGAAATTAATCCTAGAGCGATACCATTTCGACTGCCGACCATGCCAGTTGAGGTGAGCAAGAAGATGATAGCGTTGATTTTACGAGAAGATGAGGCAACGACACAAGAAGATATTGCAGAAATGACATTTCAAGTATACAAAAAAAGGCGAACCAAAGCAGCAACTGCAATATCGAAGTTCCTCGACAAGATGTCGGTAAGACTCGTACATTTGCATATATTAGTTGTAGAAACTAGTATGATCCAATGCCTACCAAATGAAATTAGCAAATTGGTTAGCTTGAGATACCTCCATCTTTCAAAGCTTGAGATAGAATTACTTCCGAAATCACTTTTTGACCTACCTAATTTGCAAATTTTAAGTTTGCTTCATTGCAAAAATCTTCAAAAGATGCCTGGACGAATCCATAAGCTTAAGAAGTTGAAGATTTTAAAACTAGCTTATTGCACAAAGCTTCAGCAGTTACCAAGATCTATAACAAGAATCAAAAACTTGGAAGAGCTTAATGTGGAAGGTTGTTGTTTTTTGAGGAAGCTACCGGAGGATTTGGTCAGTTTTAAATCACTGAGAATCCTCAACGTTGCAGGATGTGCATCTTTGTCTCAAATTCCCCATGGGATTGAGCAATCAATTGGCCTTCGTAAGTTGTCAAGAATATTTGTTGGTGTCAATGAAGGTTTTGTTCTCACACAGTTGCAAGTTTTAACAAATCTTCAGGAAATAAGATTACAAAACCTAGAACGAGCAGAGGAGATTCAAATTGAAGTGCTGATGGGCCAACAAAGTCTTTGGGACTTGTCATTACATTGGGGTggtgaaaaaaaagaagaaagttcTGAATCAACTACATCACTGCAGGTACTCGAAGCTCTTCGACCCAGCTTGCAGCTAAAAAGGCTAGAGATCATTTCTTATAAGGGAGTGGAATTTCCTACTTGGATGAGTAAACAACAACTTGCTGGTTTCAATTCTTTAGTTGAGGTCAGACTCATCAATCTCAAGAGGTGTGCTACGTTACCATAA